AATTGGCAGATGATCGTATAATCCAAATGGATTTTACTATCTAAACCATTCACTGTAAACTAAAAAACTATGTATTTACAAATTGTATCGCCAGAAGCTACACTATTTTCAGGAGAAGTTACTTCGGTAACCGTGCCAGGTGTTGACGGTGAGTTTCAAATGTTGAATAACCACGCTGCCATCGTTTCTGTTTTGGTAGAAGGTACTATTAAGATTGCAGCTCCAAGCTTTGCGACAAGCACAAGTTTTGAACAGAAATATTCAAAAAATGCCGATAAATATTTATTGCCGATCAAATCCGGAACATTGGAAATGAATGACAATAAAATAATGATTCTGGTAGACTAAGAATCCTCTGTGTCTAGTCCTAGAATAGCAATACAGGATTAATAATAATAAAAGTACATTTTTTAGACAGAAGTAGCTTCATGGTTACTTCTGTTTTTTGTTTTATAGGTTTTCATTTCTATTTCTTTTTGCTGATGCATTTGCATCGGAGTAAGCATATGATTAGAGCAATGCGGTCTTACTAGATTATAAATCTGTATAGATTCCTTAACTACTAACTTAATAATATTAAGTTGCTGATCATTATACCTATCTACTAAAAACTCCTGTTTTAATATTCCATTTACCCTTTCAGCGACCGCATTTTGATATGGATCATAAGACTCAGTCATGCTACAGCGCAGGTTTTTAGTCTTGCGTATCACTTTTTGATATTCA
The Flavobacterium kingsejongi genome window above contains:
- a CDS encoding FoF1 ATP synthase subunit delta/epsilon, with product MYLQIVSPEATLFSGEVTSVTVPGVDGEFQMLNNHAAIVSVLVEGTIKIAAPSFATSTSFEQKYSKNADKYLLPIKSGTLEMNDNKIMILVD